Proteins encoded by one window of Clostridium bornimense:
- a CDS encoding phage tail spike protein, with protein sequence MAIKSILTSQTDFTGEFPVSENTLALWRFNESGPDSDVKLVDASGHGRHVTISGWSGTSASLPSGRYGRFFRQNIVNPTSEKTYLIAKNDGTFFSNLGDKIAVGGWINPTTYSVGQTFIPLFNTRQGPGQPILYLSLYQGRPRMMLYNSSGSLILDQSETPSFNMVNGGWYFIAAIIEVNAKTSQFILCNRADATVWIAPKRTFTGTLNPSCTADIVIGMHANQYYYAGGFDDWFIEVNSQLTIEGLERHFKQSMLANGGDTSGAVDAITEPGVVTLLKDTNNRYPESGQLTTIAAECSLAGSGRVSVTSEYTAGVTSISTIETATSDDLQDWSAWQEVGSNGELVSPNRNFIRYRITLSTIDPLVTPRLLDITLHDIPKAPYEKLGFARPVVLDENGAWEAVLENAYDIIVTGEINGADTLEFKLPWNDNKRVYLDNEKQVQVAHDIYRIRTLTDEKGADGTGILTTVYAEAAFYDLTFSDEKQPREFNADLPSVPMSYALEGTGWSLGVVDVTTKRTWQCQEKNALAILRMTQQIHGGDLVFDSRNRLVNLLTFSGRDSGALFAYKKNLTGIKRVVDTRSLVTRLYAHGKDGMTFATINSGNEYVENYEYCNEVRVSTLDLSNFTNPYQMLEFTNMRLAEFSKPRVSYVLSAMDLSVLTGYEHERWSLGDIVTVDDRDLNLTIKTRVVRRQYNLQEPWKTVLELSSKLRELGDTSSSILADQLDQSNLIGQEIKDMVPFNHLRNSRADDGFAYWQNSGFEVDTEKGVTGTASFKAVGSATSTKSMAQTVYPASRRNYTISAQIGSDNLQKGIDGQVGIEVVFEFEDGTTETRFIDLF encoded by the coding sequence ATGGCAATTAAATCAATATTGACATCACAAACTGACTTTACGGGTGAGTTTCCTGTAAGTGAGAATACCCTTGCCCTTTGGCGATTCAATGAGTCTGGACCTGACTCCGATGTTAAACTTGTAGATGCGAGTGGCCACGGTCGGCACGTCACTATATCGGGATGGTCTGGAACATCGGCAAGTCTCCCAAGCGGTCGTTATGGACGATTTTTTCGTCAGAATATTGTTAATCCGACATCAGAGAAAACCTACTTGATTGCAAAGAATGATGGTACATTTTTCTCCAATTTAGGCGATAAAATCGCAGTAGGTGGATGGATAAACCCAACTACCTACTCTGTAGGACAGACCTTTATTCCGCTGTTTAATACAAGACAAGGTCCGGGTCAACCTATTCTATACTTGTCCCTGTACCAGGGCAGACCTCGAATGATGTTATATAACTCTTCTGGTTCACTGATTCTCGACCAGAGTGAAACACCAAGTTTTAACATGGTTAATGGTGGGTGGTACTTTATTGCAGCAATTATTGAAGTGAATGCCAAGACATCGCAGTTTATTCTTTGTAACCGAGCAGACGCAACGGTCTGGATTGCACCCAAACGGACATTCACGGGAACATTAAACCCATCTTGCACAGCCGATATTGTGATTGGAATGCATGCAAATCAGTATTATTATGCAGGTGGATTTGATGATTGGTTCATTGAAGTGAATTCACAGCTTACAATTGAGGGTTTAGAACGACATTTCAAGCAGTCAATGCTTGCCAACGGTGGTGATACCAGTGGTGCGGTTGATGCTATAACAGAGCCAGGTGTGGTAACACTCCTCAAGGATACTAACAACAGATATCCTGAAAGTGGGCAGCTTACGACTATAGCTGCAGAATGTTCTCTTGCAGGTAGTGGTCGGGTGTCTGTAACCTCGGAATATACTGCAGGTGTGACTTCTATTTCTACTATAGAGACGGCTACGTCAGACGATTTGCAGGATTGGTCGGCGTGGCAGGAGGTGGGTTCCAACGGTGAACTGGTTTCTCCAAACCGTAACTTTATTCGTTATAGGATTACACTTTCAACTATTGATCCCTTGGTTACACCGAGACTTTTGGATATCACACTTCACGACATACCGAAAGCTCCATATGAAAAACTGGGTTTTGCTAGGCCTGTCGTGCTGGACGAGAATGGCGCATGGGAAGCAGTACTTGAAAATGCATATGACATCATCGTAACGGGAGAGATTAATGGCGCAGATACTTTGGAATTCAAACTGCCATGGAATGATAACAAACGTGTATATTTAGATAATGAAAAACAGGTTCAGGTTGCACATGACATTTATCGCATAAGGACACTGACAGATGAAAAAGGAGCAGATGGAACAGGGATTCTGACCACTGTATATGCGGAAGCAGCATTTTATGATTTGACCTTTTCAGATGAAAAACAGCCGCGAGAGTTTAATGCCGATTTACCCTCTGTTCCAATGAGTTATGCGTTGGAAGGCACAGGATGGTCTCTTGGTGTAGTTGATGTCACTACCAAACGGACATGGCAATGCCAAGAGAAGAATGCATTGGCCATACTCAGAATGACGCAACAGATTCACGGTGGAGACTTAGTATTTGATAGTCGAAACCGTCTTGTAAATTTACTTACATTTAGTGGTAGAGATAGTGGTGCATTATTTGCCTATAAGAAAAACCTTACAGGTATCAAGAGAGTTGTTGATACCCGCTCTCTGGTGACAAGGTTATATGCCCATGGTAAAGATGGCATGACCTTTGCCACGATCAATAGTGGCAATGAATATGTAGAAAACTATGAATATTGCAATGAGGTGCGGGTTTCAACACTCGATCTTTCGAATTTCACAAATCCTTATCAAATGCTTGAGTTTACGAATATGCGACTCGCAGAATTTTCAAAGCCCCGTGTTTCCTATGTGCTATCAGCGATGGATTTGTCTGTGCTGACAGGTTATGAGCATGAAAGGTGGTCACTTGGCGACATTGTGACGGTGGATGATAGAGATTTGAATCTTACTATCAAAACAAGGGTTGTTCGCAGACAATACAATCTTCAGGAGCCATGGAAAACTGTACTTGAATTATCATCAAAACTTCGTGAACTTGGTGATACGTCTTCTAGCATTCTCGCTGATCAGCTCGACCAAAGCAACCTCATTGGGCAGGAAATCAAAGATATGGTGCCGTTTAACCATCTGCGTAATAGTAGAGCAGACGATGGCTTTGCTTACTGGCAGAATTCAGGTTTTGAGGTGGACACTGAAAAAGGTGTGACAGGTACAGCTTCATTTAAAGCGGTAGGTTCTGCAACCTCTACAAAAAGTATGGCTCAAACAGTATATCCTGCATCCCGCCGTAACTACACCATATCAGCACAAATAGGATCAGATAATCTCCAAAAAGGTATAGATGGACAAGTGGGTATCGAGGTAGTATTTGAGTTTGAAGATGGAACTACTGAAACGAGATTTATTGACCTGTTTTAA
- a CDS encoding distal tail protein Dit, translated as MGFTFNGISSQSMSIKARLTYWQASPSLRNSFVTIPGKPGVADFGSDIAEKIITVHCNVYPQYKFSKLVSVMDSLAEWLNPERGVQQLVLDDVPDRYFTARLSEAVDCDRLILSAGAFDLKFVCPDPHAYALTDETYSISVMGESTVTRLKGNADSEPVYLVKGIIPSGTNTYVSIQTNNEEIRVIGPLYDGETLIIDTGKVTAKVVDTSGETLRNGLPLMQELNFPVLRKGNNTVTITPVGADFTELKIQAKSRWR; from the coding sequence ATGGGGTTCACATTTAACGGCATATCATCGCAATCAATGAGTATCAAGGCTAGGCTGACATACTGGCAAGCATCACCCTCATTGCGAAACTCCTTTGTAACGATACCTGGCAAGCCCGGTGTAGCTGACTTTGGCAGCGATATTGCAGAGAAAATAATCACAGTTCATTGCAATGTCTACCCACAATATAAATTTTCTAAACTGGTATCTGTTATGGATAGCCTTGCTGAATGGCTAAATCCTGAACGTGGGGTGCAACAACTCGTTTTAGACGATGTACCTGACCGTTATTTTACTGCTCGTCTGTCAGAAGCTGTGGACTGTGACAGACTCATTCTTTCAGCCGGTGCATTTGATTTGAAGTTTGTTTGCCCAGATCCTCATGCCTACGCTTTAACGGATGAAACCTATAGCATATCGGTCATGGGAGAAAGTACCGTTACAAGGCTTAAAGGGAATGCCGACTCTGAGCCTGTGTACTTGGTAAAAGGAATAATTCCATCAGGAACAAACACATATGTTTCCATTCAGACTAACAATGAAGAAATTCGTGTTATTGGCCCTTTGTATGATGGTGAAACATTAATCATTGATACAGGAAAGGTCACAGCAAAGGTCGTTGATACTAGCGGCGAAACACTCCGTAACGGTCTACCGCTTATGCAAGAACTCAATTTCCCTGTACTTCGTAAGGGTAACAATACTGTGACGATTACTCCTGTAGGAGCGGATTTTACGGAACTTAAAATACAAGCAAAAAGCCGATGGAGGTGA
- a CDS encoding phage tail protein, translated as MADNFGLKIGIEGEKEFKNALRDINQSFKVLGSEMKLVSSEFDRNDKSVQAITARNEVLNKAIEAQKDKISTLEAALKNASESFGENDRRTQNWAIQLNNAKAQLNDMERELEETADEADDLGEELEDTGNSADEAGSKFEKLGGVLKGIGVAMGTVAVAAGAAAIKLGKEVVTQFGELEQNLGGSEAVFGQYATSIQKTGEEAYKNLGVSQSEYLATANKMGALFQGSGIQQQRSLELTEKAMQRAADMASVMGIDMSSALEAVTGAAKGNFDMMDNLGVAMNATNIEAYALAKGLDFTWNTATQAEKAEVAMQMFFENTEQYAGNFARESTETVTGSLGLLQAALGSFTAGLGNADADMTNLTQNLVDAFQSVVANIVPVLENIVTALPTATGAILSAVGDLLPMLLGTVTELFSQVLEAILNLLPELIPATVEAVMTIVGALIDNLPLLINAAVELVTALVEGIGLALPQLIPATVLAVTQIVQGLTDNLPMILEAAFQLIMGLAQGLIDAIPQLIAALPAIITALVDFIIGAIPQIIDAGIQLLVSLVEALPEIIAAIVAAIPQIIDGLVTAILGSIPQIIDAGVNLLIALIQNLPIIITIVVAAIPKIITSLVNAIIGSIPQIIQAGIQLLVSLIKNLPTIIVEVVKAVPQIITALVKGFTGSIGQMAQVGGNLIKGLWQGISDAGAWLWGKISGFFGGVVDKIKNFFGIRSPSALFAGLGDNMAQGLGQGFEKTMAQVGEDMQNDIPTDFDTPGINLSSSINGSVGTGGFGGSLITIQQMIVRSEDDIRRISQELYNLMETGSRAQGRFNPA; from the coding sequence ATGGCTGATAATTTTGGCTTAAAGATTGGCATTGAGGGAGAAAAAGAGTTTAAGAACGCCCTTCGTGATATCAATCAGTCCTTTAAGGTTCTAGGTAGTGAGATGAAACTCGTGTCCTCGGAATTTGATAGAAATGATAAAAGTGTTCAGGCGATAACCGCTCGAAATGAAGTTTTGAACAAGGCCATTGAGGCACAAAAGGATAAAATCTCTACGCTGGAAGCCGCTCTAAAAAATGCTTCTGAGAGTTTTGGCGAGAACGATAGACGTACACAAAATTGGGCTATTCAGCTGAATAATGCAAAAGCTCAACTTAACGATATGGAACGAGAGCTAGAAGAGACTGCTGATGAAGCAGATGATCTTGGAGAGGAACTTGAGGATACAGGTAATAGTGCAGATGAAGCCGGTAGCAAGTTTGAGAAGCTAGGCGGTGTCCTTAAAGGCATTGGTGTGGCGATGGGTACAGTTGCTGTTGCAGCAGGAGCTGCTGCTATAAAGCTAGGGAAAGAGGTAGTTACTCAGTTCGGGGAGTTAGAACAGAATCTCGGTGGCTCTGAGGCGGTATTTGGTCAATATGCCACATCCATTCAAAAAACTGGTGAAGAGGCTTACAAAAATCTAGGTGTTTCCCAAAGTGAGTATCTTGCTACGGCAAACAAAATGGGTGCATTGTTTCAAGGCTCTGGTATACAGCAACAGAGAAGTCTTGAGCTAACTGAAAAGGCTATGCAACGAGCGGCGGATATGGCATCTGTTATGGGTATCGATATGTCCTCTGCACTGGAGGCGGTCACAGGTGCGGCAAAGGGTAACTTTGATATGATGGATAACCTGGGTGTTGCTATGAACGCTACCAATATCGAAGCCTACGCACTTGCAAAAGGGCTGGATTTCACTTGGAACACCGCAACACAAGCGGAAAAAGCTGAAGTAGCCATGCAGATGTTCTTTGAGAACACAGAGCAGTATGCAGGCAACTTTGCCCGTGAATCAACAGAAACCGTCACAGGTTCGCTGGGTCTACTCCAAGCCGCACTCGGCTCGTTTACAGCAGGACTTGGCAATGCCGATGCAGATATGACGAATTTGACACAGAATCTTGTAGATGCATTCCAATCGGTTGTTGCTAATATTGTCCCAGTTTTAGAGAATATCGTAACTGCATTACCTACGGCAACAGGTGCGATATTATCAGCGGTAGGCGACTTGCTTCCTATGCTTCTTGGCACTGTAACAGAACTGTTTTCTCAAGTACTGGAGGCAATTCTGAATCTTTTACCAGAACTTATTCCAGCTACTGTTGAAGCTGTAATGACGATTGTTGGGGCATTGATCGATAATCTTCCACTCCTGATTAATGCCGCAGTGGAACTGGTCACTGCACTTGTAGAAGGCATCGGTTTGGCTTTACCACAACTCATACCAGCAACGGTTCTTGCAGTTACACAGATTGTACAAGGATTAACTGACAACTTGCCAATGATACTGGAGGCAGCCTTTCAGCTTATTATGGGGCTTGCCCAAGGTCTAATTGACGCTATTCCGCAGTTAATTGCCGCATTACCCGCCATCATTACCGCTTTAGTTGACTTTATCATTGGCGCCATTCCGCAGATTATCGATGCAGGTATACAGCTTTTGGTGTCACTAGTTGAAGCATTGCCGGAAATCATTGCAGCAATAGTTGCTGCAATCCCACAGATAATTGATGGTTTAGTTACGGCGATACTTGGCTCAATCCCCCAAATAATTGATGCCGGGGTGAATCTGTTGATTGCCTTAATTCAAAATTTACCAATCATCATTACTATTGTGGTGGCAGCGATACCTAAGATTATTACCTCGCTTGTCAATGCAATTATTGGCAGTATCCCGCAGATAATTCAGGCGGGTATACAACTTTTAGTATCACTGATTAAAAACCTACCTACTATTATCGTAGAGGTTGTCAAAGCTGTCCCACAGATAATCACAGCTTTAGTTAAGGGTTTTACGGGTTCAATTGGGCAGATGGCTCAAGTTGGTGGCAATCTCATCAAGGGTCTATGGCAGGGAATCTCTGATGCGGGTGCATGGCTCTGGGGGAAAATATCCGGCTTCTTCGGTGGTGTGGTGGATAAAATCAAAAACTTCTTTGGCATCCGCTCACCTTCTGCACTTTTTGCAGGACTTGGTGACAATATGGCACAGGGGCTTGGGCAAGGCTTTGAGAAGACGATGGCGCAGGTTGGTGAGGATATGCAAAACGATATCCCCACAGACTTTGACACACCAGGTATAAACCTTAGTAGCTCTATCAATGGGTCAGTCGGTACTGGGGGCTTTGGTGGTTCGCTTATCACCATACAGCAGATGATAGTTCGATCCGAGGACGATATCCGCAGGATTTCACAGGAACTGTACAACTTGATGGAAACTGGCTCGAGGGCGCAAGGACGCTTCAATCCCGCTTAA
- a CDS encoding major tail protein translates to MATIGLDRLYYAPITEDENGDETYGTPVMLAKAISAELSIELAEATLYADDGAAEIIKEFKNGTLSLGVDDIGRKAAESLTGATTDDNGVLISASEDGGSPVAIGFRAKKANGHYRYFWLYRVKFGVPSTNLATKGDSITFSTPTIEGTVSRRNKLDGNGNHPWKAEVNEDDEGVLPATISGWYTEVYEPVFAVSGGGE, encoded by the coding sequence ATGGCAACGATAGGACTTGACCGTCTCTATTATGCTCCCATTACAGAGGACGAAAACGGAGACGAAACCTATGGTACGCCCGTTATGCTGGCAAAGGCCATCTCCGCAGAGCTATCCATTGAGCTTGCGGAAGCTACCCTTTACGCTGATGACGGAGCGGCAGAGATTATAAAAGAATTCAAAAACGGAACACTATCTCTTGGTGTGGATGACATTGGACGTAAAGCTGCTGAGAGTCTCACAGGAGCAACTACGGATGATAATGGTGTACTTATTTCAGCTAGTGAGGATGGAGGAAGCCCTGTTGCTATCGGTTTTCGAGCGAAAAAGGCAAATGGACATTACCGCTACTTCTGGCTATACAGGGTAAAGTTTGGTGTTCCTTCAACCAACCTGGCTACAAAGGGAGATTCTATCACTTTTTCTACACCAACCATTGAGGGAACTGTATCGCGCAGAAATAAATTAGACGGAAATGGTAATCATCCGTGGAAAGCGGAGGTCAATGAAGATGATGAAGGAGTTTTACCAGCTACTATCAGTGGTTGGTATACGGAAGTCTATGAACCTGTTTTTGCTGTTTCTGGCGGAGGTGAATAA
- a CDS encoding HK97-gp10 family putative phage morphogenesis protein: MAKVDVRMPEEFLLKVSKLAEQTDVIIPKVLEVGGEVVLAKVKDNLRSVVGKGTKYPSKSTGELVSSLGVTSAKQDRKGNYNVKVGFSEPRSDGGSNAKIANIIEYGKHGQPARPFLKPAKSKSRKQCVEAMIAKLEEEINSL; this comes from the coding sequence ATGGCTAAAGTGGATGTAAGAATGCCTGAGGAATTTCTTCTTAAGGTATCTAAATTGGCTGAGCAAACTGATGTGATTATCCCAAAGGTACTAGAAGTTGGTGGCGAAGTTGTGCTTGCTAAAGTCAAAGATAATCTACGCTCTGTTGTTGGAAAGGGAACAAAATACCCGTCCAAATCCACGGGAGAACTTGTATCCTCCCTTGGTGTTACTTCAGCAAAACAAGACCGTAAAGGTAATTATAATGTCAAGGTTGGGTTTTCAGAACCGAGAAGCGATGGTGGTAGTAATGCCAAAATTGCTAATATCATTGAATATGGTAAACATGGGCAGCCTGCAAGGCCATTTCTAAAACCCGCAAAATCTAAATCAAGAAAGCAGTGTGTGGAGGCAATGATTGCCAAACTGGAGGAGGAGATTAACAGTCTATGA
- a CDS encoding head-tail adaptor protein, whose product MSYGKMNTFIDIVAVENDKDSEGFGTISDTIIASVRAYKEERHGNEKWANRAVFSEATALFCFRRIPSIHVTAKMVIVDSDGRYEITGVEDVKGRGMYIEVLAKKVVASNG is encoded by the coding sequence ATGAGTTATGGGAAAATGAATACCTTTATCGATATAGTTGCCGTTGAAAACGATAAGGATAGCGAGGGATTTGGTACAATCAGTGACACTATTATTGCCTCGGTTCGTGCGTATAAGGAAGAACGACATGGTAATGAGAAATGGGCAAACAGGGCGGTATTTTCTGAAGCCACCGCTCTTTTTTGTTTTCGAAGGATCCCTAGTATCCATGTGACAGCAAAAATGGTCATTGTAGATAGTGATGGGCGGTATGAAATTACCGGTGTAGAAGATGTAAAAGGCCGAGGAATGTATATTGAGGTTTTAGCAAAAAAGGTGGTGGCATCGAATGGCTAA
- a CDS encoding head-tail connector protein, giving the protein MTILEKVKENLILKHDLDDELLKMYITAAISYAESYQHLPQEFYSENTMPPTTEQAVIMLSSHFYESRDGSTAGFFADSVQAGQQVWNTVNLLLRLDREWKV; this is encoded by the coding sequence ATGACAATACTTGAAAAGGTCAAAGAAAATCTAATTCTTAAGCATGACCTTGATGATGAACTTCTTAAAATGTACATCACCGCTGCTATCTCATATGCTGAAAGCTATCAACACCTGCCCCAGGAATTTTATTCTGAGAATACCATGCCCCCAACTACTGAACAGGCCGTTATCATGCTGTCGAGTCATTTCTACGAAAGCAGAGATGGCTCGACGGCTGGTTTCTTCGCCGATAGCGTACAGGCGGGGCAGCAGGTTTGGAACACGGTGAACCTACTACTTCGGTTAGATCGTGAATGGAAGGTGTAG
- a CDS encoding head fiber protein has product MSYNTKNYTEQGGEKTVIGGVLEIKEGALITGLPVLENQADSTADSVETLVTDFNNLLTKLKVAGIMIADAP; this is encoded by the coding sequence ATGAGTTATAATACGAAGAATTATACCGAACAAGGCGGAGAAAAAACTGTTATCGGTGGTGTTTTAGAAATTAAAGAGGGGGCCTTGATTACGGGGCTTCCTGTTCTTGAAAATCAGGCAGATAGTACCGCTGATAGTGTAGAAACTTTGGTGACAGACTTTAATAATCTGCTCACCAAACTAAAAGTCGCGGGGATTATGATTGCGGACGCTCCTTAA
- a CDS encoding phage major capsid protein, which yields MSKILELREKRAKAWDAAKAFLDSKRGGDGLLSAEDTTTYEKMEADVVALGKEIERLERQASIDLELSKATSNPITNEPTRTGEEKTGRASAEYKKAFWNAMRDNVSYEVRNALKIGTDSEGGFLVPDEFERTLVEALEEENIFRRLANVITTSSGDRKIPVVASKGTASWIDEEGAIPESDDSFGQVSIGAYKLATMIKVSEELLNDSVFNLESYITREFARRIGNKEEEAFFVGDGTGKPTGILNATGGGQVGVTAASATAITLDEVLDLFYSLKAPYRNKAVFVMNDATIKAIRKLKDGNGQYLWQPSIQAGTPDTILNRPLYTSSYVPTAKAGAKTVVFGDFSYYWVADRQGRVFKRLNELYAVTGQVGFIATQRVDGKLILPEAVKVLQQKA from the coding sequence ATGAGTAAAATTCTTGAATTGCGTGAGAAGCGCGCTAAAGCATGGGACGCAGCAAAGGCATTCCTTGATTCAAAACGTGGCGGTGATGGACTGTTATCCGCTGAGGACACGACAACCTATGAAAAAATGGAAGCCGATGTGGTGGCACTTGGTAAGGAAATCGAACGTTTGGAACGCCAAGCATCTATCGACTTAGAACTGTCAAAAGCAACCAGTAACCCAATTACGAACGAACCTACTAGAACTGGAGAGGAAAAGACTGGTCGTGCAAGTGCTGAATACAAAAAAGCTTTCTGGAATGCGATGCGTGATAATGTCAGCTATGAAGTAAGGAACGCTTTAAAGATTGGCACTGATTCCGAAGGCGGATTCCTCGTGCCAGATGAGTTTGAGCGTACGCTTGTAGAAGCCCTAGAGGAAGAAAATATCTTCCGTAGGTTGGCCAATGTAATCACGACATCTTCTGGTGACCGCAAGATTCCTGTTGTTGCAAGCAAAGGCACTGCAAGCTGGATCGATGAAGAAGGAGCCATTCCCGAAAGTGATGACAGCTTCGGTCAAGTATCCATCGGTGCTTATAAACTAGCAACGATGATTAAAGTCTCTGAGGAATTGCTAAATGATTCCGTATTTAATCTCGAAAGCTACATCACAAGAGAATTCGCCCGTCGCATTGGTAACAAGGAAGAGGAAGCCTTCTTTGTAGGTGATGGCACAGGTAAGCCAACAGGGATTTTAAATGCTACTGGCGGCGGTCAAGTGGGTGTTACTGCGGCAAGTGCCACTGCCATCACTTTGGATGAGGTTTTAGATTTATTCTACAGCTTAAAAGCACCGTATCGTAATAAGGCAGTATTCGTAATGAACGATGCCACTATAAAGGCTATTCGTAAATTGAAAGACGGTAATGGGCAATACCTATGGCAACCTTCCATCCAAGCGGGAACACCTGATACGATTCTTAACCGCCCGCTGTATACCTCATCATATGTACCTACTGCAAAAGCAGGTGCAAAGACTGTGGTATTCGGTGATTTTAGTTATTACTGGGTGGCAGATCGTCAAGGACGAGTATTCAAACGACTAAATGAACTCTATGCTGTTACGGGACAGGTGGGCTTTATTGCTACTCAGCGTGTTGATGGAAAGCTTATCTTACCGGAGGCTGTTAAGGTACTTCAACAGAAAGCGTAA
- a CDS encoding head maturation protease, ClpP-related, producing MRKFWNWVRDSDEERTLYLNGVISEETWWGDEVTPKIFKDELLAGTGNITVWINSPGGDVFAAAQIYNMLMEYTGKVTVKIDGLAASAASVIAMAGGDVYMSPVSMLMIHNPSTIAIGDSEEMLRAKALLDEVKESIINAYELKTGLSRTKLSHLMDAESWMNANKAIELGFADKIMFMESETLDLKDSLIFSRMAVTNSLINKLPKQPKQKTGTPIESLDKRLSLILN from the coding sequence ATGAGGAAGTTCTGGAACTGGGTGCGTGATTCTGATGAAGAGCGTACCCTCTATTTAAATGGAGTGATATCTGAAGAAACGTGGTGGGGCGATGAAGTCACACCTAAGATTTTTAAAGATGAATTGCTGGCAGGCACCGGCAATATTACGGTGTGGATTAATTCCCCTGGTGGTGATGTGTTCGCAGCAGCTCAGATTTATAACATGCTCATGGAGTATACCGGAAAAGTCACTGTAAAGATTGATGGACTTGCGGCAAGTGCAGCTTCCGTTATTGCAATGGCGGGTGGAGATGTATATATGTCCCCGGTTTCCATGCTAATGATTCATAACCCATCAACGATTGCGATCGGTGACAGTGAGGAAATGCTTCGAGCAAAGGCCCTATTAGATGAGGTCAAGGAAAGTATTATTAATGCCTATGAGTTAAAAACGGGTCTTTCCCGAACAAAACTCTCCCATCTGATGGATGCAGAATCATGGATGAATGCAAATAAGGCTATTGAACTTGGTTTTGCAGATAAAATCATGTTTATGGAAAGTGAAACACTAGATTTGAAGGATAGTCTTATTTTTAGCAGGATGGCGGTTACTAACTCGCTTATCAACAAACTGCCAAAACAACCAAAACAGAAAACAGGTACACCCATTGAGTCGCTGGATAAGCGGCTTTCTTTAATTTTGAACTAA